A genome region from Meleagris gallopavo isolate NT-WF06-2002-E0010 breed Aviagen turkey brand Nicholas breeding stock chromosome 7, Turkey_5.1, whole genome shotgun sequence includes the following:
- the CCDC14 gene encoding LOW QUALITY PROTEIN: coiled-coil domain-containing protein 14 (The sequence of the model RefSeq protein was modified relative to this genomic sequence to represent the inferred CDS: inserted 1 base in 1 codon) has protein sequence RESERVFLCFCHQQALSSGRLTGAAKQSNGRKQPGLRKGCHADVEDAYCLYSTDSDDQVNTIHNGLDRCAALLKNILENEATVGKETIHKQPGKTTSVKITSKPFLTKANTLKKKGLKKSITAPHIRKEIVPISAKKNLSSTTPSTEKELPSAVQHQLVRPTHVPCSQQPPVIREKLCEHVPTQMALITGQPSQSNNEIPTVTSFPTSDHADLSLQHAAHPLSAQAGVPIDSGNECVPQMGETVVFPMVSAAPTPAQMQAASSLPGVMRYVAPGASSNSAVPSFTPLSSGREMTPRQEQQSKEADLIRCIKAHLTLLQTREMANGRTEQKLCRCLTASNVSSNDEDASEEHSEDAVSEGELNVLDVASARDANSQQSCVKKGLKPRQESADKAAHKVKMVKCLLGELRALITDQDDSEMLRLMNEIEDCISLLPAVVGSTNIQTEIALALQPLRSENAQLRRKLRILNQQLREQERNEKTSGQSCNYELASLQSLNVMLHTQLKESLKGLESLQAKNEELLKIIESQKEENKHLAKDIQEKEKELLESKQQYDIHSTKVKIEVEEALANVKSLQFKLEASEKENKILGITLRQRDAEVNRLRELTRTLQGSMAKLLSDLTADNSRPTSEKGLSKSLLDNHEKQMQPDPCPGNTSVMTYLKKLEMDHVFIDAELQFSNKDGELQMLNQAYEKFADEGTKINNIFSEERASASRVLPTLLRQDAETASDSGTLIDEQNKLDETVYIPLTSSASKKQLVSERTNALPLLRGACKMLDYSCELSNSVQQNRSEVSKDPTILDTFSAGYSMKKAMENTLEITGDKVKSGDKVQMRPKDTLSGAAKDFPDKPGQLQPHVPMLFQKERSQKKGGEGGDVSFXSFDDVSGKSEWSVSSFSTFTSRDEEDFKNGLAALDANIARLQRTLQNSIMKQQV, from the exons CGCGAAAGTGAGAGGGTGTTCCTGTGTTTCTGTCACCAGCAGGCGCTGTCTTCTGGAAGGCTGACGggagcagcaaagcaaagcaacggAAGGAAACA GCCTGGCTTAAGAAAAGGATGTCATGCTGATGTGGAGGATGCATACTGTCTCTATTCCACTGATTCTGACGATCAG GTTAATACTATTCATAATGGACTTGACCGCTGTGCAGCTTTACTGAAGAATATCCTAGAAAATGAAGCTACAG TGGGAAAGGAGACTATCCATAAACAACCAGGGAAAACAACATCTGTTAAAATTACTTCCAAACCTTTCCTAACCAAAGCAAATActctgaagaagaaaggattgAAGAAAAGCATTACTGCTCCCCACATCCGAAAAGAAATTG TGCCAATATCAgctaagaaaaatctttcatctACCACACCATCTACTGAGAAAGAGCTTCCCAGTGCAGTACAGCACCAGCTGGTTCGACCAACTCATGTGccttgcagccagcagcctcCTGTCATACGTGAGAAATTGTGTGAGCATGTGCCAACCCAGATGGCTCTGATAACTGGCCAACCATCACAGAGCAATAATGAAATTCCTACTGTGACTTCGTTTCCTACCTCAGATCACG CAGACCTGTCCCTGCAGCATGCAGCTCATCCCTTATCTGCTCAGGCC GGTGTTCCCATAGACAGTGGCAATGAATGTGTGCCACAGATGGGAGAAACCGTGGTTTTCCCCATGGTTTCTGCTGCTCCCACTCCTGCACAAATGCAGGCTGCCAGTTCTCTTCCTGGAGTGATGCGTTATGTAGCACCAGGTGCATCAAGTAACTCTGCAGTGCCTTCATTCACCCCGTTGTCTTCTGGCAGAGAGATGACCCCAAGGCAGGAGCAACAGAGTAAAGAAGCAGACTTGATAAGGTGCATAAAAGCTCACCTGACCCTGTTACAAACACGTGAAATGGCAAATGGCAGGACTGAACAGAAGCTCTGTCGTTGTCTGACAGCAAGTAACGTCTCAAGTAATGATGAGGATGCTTCTGAAGAACACAGTGAGGATGCGGTCAGCGAAGGTGAATTGAATGTGCTTGATGTGGCCTCAGCAAGAGATGCAAACAGCCAGCAAAGCTGTGTGAAGAAAGGTCTAAAACCTAGACAAGAAAGTGCAGATAAAGCAGCCCATAAAGTAAAGATGGTAAAATGTCTTTTGGGAGAACTCCGAGCACTGATAACAGACCAAG ATGATTCAGAAATGTTAAGGTTAATGAATGAAATAGAAGACTGCATATCATTGCTGCCAGCTGTAGTGGGAAGTACAAACATACAGACTGAGATAGCTTTAGCTTTACAGCCTCTCAGAAGTGAAAATGCCCAGCTGCGTAG GAAACTAAGAATCTTAAACCAGCAACTCAGGGAACAAGAGAGGAATGAGAAGACATCTGGACAGAGCTGCAACTATGAAT TGGCTTCTTTGCAGTCCTTGAATGTGATGCTCCACACTCAGCTGAAAGAATCACTGAAAGGCCTTGAGTCACTGCAGGCGAAAAATGAAGAGCtactgaaaataatagaaagtcaaaaggaagaaaataagcatCTTGCAAAAGATattcaagagaaagaaaaggaactgcttgaaagcaaacaacaatATGATATTCATTCCACCAAGGTCAAGATTG AAGTGGAGGAGGCACTAGCAAATGTGAAGAGCCTTCAGTTTAAGCTGGAAgcttctgagaaggaaaataagattttggGCATAACGTTACGTCAGCGTGATGCAGAAGTTAACAGACTGCGTGAGTTAACCAG AACCTTGCAGGGCAGTATGGCCAAGCTTCTGTCAGACCTCACAGCAGACAACAGTAGACCCACATCTGAAAAAGGTCTCTCGAAGTCTCTCTTGGATAACCACGAGAAACAGATGCAGCCTGATCCATGTCCTGGGAATACTTCAGTAATGACTTACCTTAAAAAGTTAGAAATGGATCATGTTTTCATAGATGCTGAGCTTCAGTTCTCAAATAAAGATGGAGAGTTACAAATGCTAAATCAAGCCTATGAAAAGTTTGCTGATGAGGGaactaaaataaacaatatattCTCAGAAGAACGGGCATCAGCATCCAGAGTATTACCAACCTTACTGAGGCAAGATGCAGAAACAGCTAGTGATTCTGGGACTTTAATAGATGAACAAAACAAGTTGGATGAGACTGTTTATATTCCATTGACTAGCAGTGCTTCTAAAAAACAGCTTGTCTCTGAGAGAACTAATGCTCTACCTCTTTTGAGAGGAGCTTGTAAGATGTTGGACTACAGCTGTGAGCTCTCAAACTCCGTGCAACAGAATAGAAGTGAAGTGTCAAAGGATCCAACTATTCTGGATACATTTAGTGCTGGGTACAGCATGAAAAAGGCTATGGAAAACACACTTGAAATTACAGGGGATAAAGTGAAGTCGGGAGACAAAGTCCAAATGAGGCCGAAAGACACTTTGAGTGGAGCTGCAAAAGACTTCCCAGACAAACCAGGGCAACTTCAGCCTCACGTTCCAATGCTATTTCAGAAAGAGAGATCTCAGAAAAAAGGCGGTGAAGGAGGTGATGtcagtt attcttttgatGATGTATCAGGGAAATCTGAATGGAGTGTATCTTCTTTCTCAACATTTACTTCTCGAGATGAAGAGGACTTTAAGAATGGCTTAGCAGCATTGGATGCCAATATAGCTAGGTTACAAAGAACTCTGCAAAATAGCATTATGAAACAGCAAGTGTGA